Part of the Sorghum bicolor cultivar BTx623 chromosome 1, Sorghum_bicolor_NCBIv3, whole genome shotgun sequence genome, cgtaagattccatatggcgagaaatctattttttttacatttttttaactaaacaaggcccaagtgctTGCTCTCGCTGCCAGTGTCAGTGTACTGGCGTACATCGCCGGCACCGGGGACGTGGTCCTGTTTGGCGTGGCCTTCGTCAATATTGAAATACTAATTAAATTATTATGATCAAGATTAgttaataataattaatttagTGTCAGAACACTTACCAAGTTATTATCAAGGGAGTAAcatagggaaaaacaaaaatttaTCTAAGCTTCTCTAAAGGCATTTAAGTCATTTTGCAGTTTGACGAGCCACAGTTAACGGTGGACATAGACGAAATGGTTTGGAAGGTAAAAAAAAAGTATCATAACATAAATGTATATTTTAACTTTTTAATAGCATAGAAAAAAATCGTCTTTTATAATGACACTTATGGAAAAGCCTAGGGTCTATTTGGCAGGACTCCTCACAAAAGGCTTCTTAGAGGAGCCAAAACCTTTTTGGAGAAGCCATAGACCTTGttcattttgtaaaaatttttggattaagacactgtaacactttcgtttttatttgacaaatattgtccaatcatagagtaactagacttaaaagattcgtctcgcgatttacagataaactgtgcaattagttttggcttttcatgtatatttaatgcaccatgtatgtgccacaagattcgatgtgatgaagaatcttgaaaatttttggaaccaaacaaggccataatttGTGGCTTCGTCAAAACAGCTTCAGCTCTGTTTTTTCTCCCTTCATacctataaagaaagtcgtttaggaTAACGACATGATCTCCAAAGTCTAATTttgacttcttattttttataaaaatatttatcaaaaaataatatatatatatatatatatatatatatatatatatatttataaaagcattttccaagataaatctatttatatgaTTTTCATACACGATTTATATTACCAATGTTTGACTTATCTTGtccaaaataattatttttatgCGTACCGAGGGAGCACTTGAAAATAGCTTTTCCGAAGtggagttgagaggagccctcaccCAAGTCCCAAACCCCAgctcttttcaaaaaaaaaaaaaaatcccaaaccccaGCTTCGCCGCCGCCTTCCCCAGTCCCGGCCCCCTTACCTTCGTCCACCGGTGACACCCTGACGCCGTTTCCACTGCCTGCCCCGCcgctccacctccaccacccCACCTCGAGGCTCGAGCGCACCACTACCTCTTCGGCACCCAACTAATGGCTCCTGTCATCCCGAGCTACCGTCGCATCGATAGAGACGATAGGGTCCCTTTGGTCTCCGCCTCGGCTATCGTCGGCGGCGCCGATAGCGGCTACCACGTGCTCAGGATCAGAGGCTACTCGAGCATCAAAGTCGCCTTCCCCAATGGAAGTCATTTCGATTCCCACCCCTTCCGTGTTGCGGGGCACACTTGGGTTATCCGGTACTACCCCAACGGCGACCGGCCGGAGACCGCCGACCACATCTCTTTCTACCTCCGCTTCATGGACCAGGTTGGGCCCGGGGAGGAAGTGATGGCGCAGTTCGTGTTCAGCTTCATCGACCAGGTGGAGATGCAGAAACCGGCCTTCGTCGGCAACCTCGAGGCGCGTAGATTCGGCACCAACGGATCGTGGGGAAATAAGGAATTCATCAAGAAAGAGAGCTTGGAGCAGTCGAATCGCCTCAAGGATGACTGCTTCTCGATCAGGTGCGACATAATCGTCGCCGGCCTGCCACGCGCGGAGGCCGCCGCAGCTTTCGTCGTTGCGGTGCCGCCTCTCGAGTTGCCACAGCATTTGGGTGCCCTCCTCCTAGCAGGAAAGGGTGCCGATCTCAGATTTCTTGTCGGGGACAAGACATTTGCCGCGCACCGGTGTGTGCTTGGTGCACGGTCGCCGGTCTTCGATGCGATGCTCTTTGGCCAGATGAAAGAAGGCACCGCCACAGAGAATTGCATTCGGATTGATGATATGGCACCTCAGGTGTTCCAGACCCTGCTGCATTTTATTTACACTGACTCACTGCCAGAGACGATAGAGCAAGATGACAGTGGAGCCACGATGGCGCAGCACTTGCTAGAAGCCGCAGACAGGTATGACTTGCAGAGGCTTAAGCTGATATGTGAGGATAGGCTATGCCAGCAAATTGATGTGAGCACGGTGGCGACCACACTTGCACTGGCTGAGCAGCACCACTGTCAAGCGCTTAAGGAGGCATGCTTTGAGTTTCTCAAGTCTCCTAAAACACTGGATGAGGTCAGCGCGACCGATGGATTCCAGCATCTGGTGAAAACCTCTCCTTCTGTGTTGTTTCAATTGATGTCCAAGCTTGCCGAACGCTGAATTCTGGAAAGCAAATGAAGAACATGAACATGAGGATTTCAGCGGATCAGGGATGGCAACTACAAGTACCAGAAAGACTAATTAGTTGGTTTCACTATCTAATTAATACTACTTATTCTAGTACTAGTAGTTTTATGTGAATATGCAGTCATGTCCACAAAAGGATGCGATGTAAGTGTGCCTTATTTTGTTGGTTGTCACATCACATCATTTGTGGGAAGCTTTTAACTATGATGCCAGGAACATGCATGCTAATGTGACAAGTAGTTAATTCCCTTCTAAGCATTTAATTAACTTGGAAGTTCGTTATTGTATTTTATGATTGCCTTCCATCACCACAATTTTACaattttctattcttttttGTTGTTTTGTTACCAGGTTGCTTGAAAGTAACAATCTCATATACATGTTGATGGAATTGCTTCGACAATCCTGGCACTGGTTATGTGCTGTTTTGCCATTTTTATATAGAACGGTTATTGAATAGCAGTACAAAGCTATACTTGTTTGAGTATGCTGATAATGTATATTTTCCTGAGGCATTTTGGAAAGgtcattaattaattacttgtaGTCAGATTATCAGATGCTGACTCAATTTATCACCACATGTTTCCTTCTCCAGCTGCAGCTCTTCAACTTGATTTTGTTTGAACTCTTGTTAAACATTGTATGTCAATTGTTCATCCTGTAATCAGTTAAAGCCTAAATTAAATTAGGCATATGATAACATAATGATTTGTCCTTGGTTCCTTCAAGTGTTCCAGTTGTCATTGCTGAATTAAAGACATGAATCTGCAAAGAAATGGGGTGTCAAATTTTAACAGTGTCCAGGACAATTTGATGTTGCTATGATACTTAaacttttttctttcctttcatTAGTTTGAATTGAAAATTATCAGGTGCTACttctaaaattcataaaaagATGTGGTCTTTTTGTTTGGTTATGACATTTGTGTATAGATTTTTGACAATAATTTGAGAAATGCATGCTATTGGATCAGAATTGGTTCAATTATAAGCCTCCAAATTGACATGAAAGTTCGTCGTACACCATTATTTTTGTTATCTTGTATGTGCTGAGCATTTGAATTAGCTTTTGCAATGCCCTATTGATACTCATCATATTGTTAGCTCTGTGGATGTGTTTTTAGTCAACATAATGTTTCATGCTGGTTCAGTAAGGGTATTATGATTAAAGACACAATGGTAATACCCAGTGAAAAAGAGCTAGCTCGTTTTACTCTCCAGTTAGACTGCAATAAAGAAGGCTTAACTTCCTCAAAACATGTCTCCACTTAAAAGTATCAATCATATACAGGTATATCCTTCTTGCTCTTGCTAGTGTTTGATACGTCATTAGTGTTCTCATGCAATGATGCAAATTATTGCATATGGTAGCATAATCTTATTCATTATCCATGTTTTCGAAGAATATGACCATGTAGATTGGCATGTGCCAACTTGTGAAGGTTATTATCCCCTGACTGAACCGTGCAATCAAAATTTGACATTATTCTTCATCTCATACTGTCTGCTCCAACTATAGCTGCTCTAAGCACCATGTGTCATTTCTTCTCCCTTGTATTTTGTCATTGCAAGATGTCCTGTAATCGGCTTATCGTTATAACTGATGTCCTATTTAAGACAGACAAACTAAACCAAATCAGGGTAACATTTAACTATTTGCAGCCAAATAATTATTGAGGTAATTTAATATGAGCATCCATTTTTTGTGTTCTATTTTTTCATATTTACGATATCTCCCTGTGTTGTTTGCACCGCTGTTCTTGTCATTACTGCATATACTGCTGAACTAAAACATTTGGGATATCCctctcatgaaataattatacaTAGAGTGGCATGCAGGCATGTCAATTCAACATTGTGGATTTAGTTAAGTTGTTGCTCGCGGTGTACATTTGCTCATTGGTCAGTGGTCACTAAATTAAGGTGTAATATGCTAATCTGGAAACCGTGAAACATCTTGGGGGTGTCTATTATTTTACTACTATTGATCGTATAAATATGATTCCTTTTAATGTGGGTAGGGTACAATTAGAGGTAAGGATAAATGCTAAGTGAATAAGGGTTCTTGACTGGCAGATATGATTGCAATGTAGAaaaattaatttcatgattcctTTGTTTGTACTTAACGATCTCAAATGCCTGTGACTGAATTACTTCCTGGCACTTGTTCATGTCCTTATATATCATTGATTTTTTTGAAAAGAATAATTCATACCAGTACAAATCTCTTCTTTTGTTTTTGGTGGATGCAGTGCAGCGCTGTCCATTTTTGAAGGATCCGTGTGTACTTGCTTTACTATGTTGATTTCACACATTGGAATGATCCAATTTTTAAAAGTCATGAAGTTAAGGCTTGGAATGTGATTTTCAGATTTTTTTACTCAAAATTGTTTACCAcctcttttcatgaacaccaggTAAGACCTTCAGCTTGGTTATGTGTTGACCTCTTCGTATGTCACTGCAAAATGGCCTTTAGTCAGTTTTATTAGCGCAGGATGCTGGCATCCTCCTAATCATAGAATGACTGTAGTTTCTTTGACTTCCTGAGTTCCTGTCACTTCAAAGCAAACAAATCAGGGTAACGGATAACATGTAATGATCTGTACGTATTTCCTTCAAAACTTCCAGCTGTATTACAAGGCATTGACCTCCTTATAATCAGCCTAATGAAGATGATCACATCGTCAGTGTGCCGTGTAGTCGTCTGTCCTCTTTTCATGAGCTgtgtcaatatatatatataggcccAATGGCTACCAAGGCCCATCTAGGAAGCCAAGCCCAGCCAGAGGAACCACCCCGTGAGCCTACAGCTGGTACATCGACTACTTCCCCAACGGACGCGGTCCCCTGATCAAGCGCGCCCGCGGCTACCTCTCCCTGCAGATCGTCCTCGACGGCGCCGTCCCCGCCACCGCCGGGACCGTCAAGGCGCAGTTCACCCTTTCCCTGATCAGCAACGCTGTCCCTGTGCAACGAACCACCGCACGCAAGAGTCCGGTGCACAATCTCGCGCGTGGCGGAGCGGGAGGGTGGTGGTTCTTCAAGTACATGAGCAAGGAGAAAATCGAGAGATTCTTCCTCGACCCAAAGGACGACAGCTTCACGCTCCAGTGCGACGTCGTCATCCTCGACAGGTTCCGCGTGGTGAAAGGTGCCCCCTTTGTGGAGGTGCCGCCGCCCGACCTGCACCGCCACCTCGGGGAGCTTCTCTTCAGCGGGGAGGCCTCCGACGTCAGGCTCCAGGCCGGCGGGGAGACGTTCAGTGCTCAAAGGTGCGTGCTCGCTGCGAGGTCGCCGGTCTTCAAGGCGAAGCTCCTCGGCTCCATGAAGGAGGGTACCACCACCGACTGCGCCGTACGCATCGAGGACATCGAGCCACAGGTCTTAAAGGCCGTGCTGCACTTCATGTACACCGACATATTGCCCGAGGTGAGCAAGGAGGAAGAAGCCGCCATGTCGCAGCACCTGCTTGAAGCCGCCGACAGGTTTGGCCTCCGGAGGCTCAAGCTCATCTGCGAAGAAAACCTGTGCGGGTGCATTGACACGAGCTCGGTGGTGACCACGCTCGTGCTGGCCGAGCAGCACAGTTGTCAGGGTCTCAAGGAGAAATGCTTCGAGTTCCTCAAGTCAACCGGTCTGAATGCGCTAATTGCAATCGATGCCTTCAACCATCTGTCGACTAGTTGCCCTGCCGTCCTGGAGGAGCTCACTTCCAAGCTTACTCTCCACTGATATTCATGCAAAGGAGATCAACATTATTGGGTAGGCTTCTAGTAATGTCAATGGTAGACTGATCACACTGCTGGTAGTTTATAGCTGCATATGTATCACCACTTCAGTGCATTATCATAGTCCTTGCACCAGCGCTGTCAGGTGACTTGTGATGCCACTCTGTGTCTTTGCTCTGTTTGTGTTTGGTCCATGCATAGGTTCTGGAGAGCCACTAGTTTCTCAATCTGTGATCCCAACCTACTCATTCAGCAGAACCTGGATGTTTTAGATTGCAGCATGTGTTCTTTATGGAGGATGTTTTGATGAATGCAGTACTATGTTCTGTTCAACTTTTGAATTTCAATGTTTACTGGGACATATATGTCCCTAAATTTGGTTGGAGAGATCATGCTGTTTGTTACTTACTGTGTATGTGGCTGGTCCATTTACGTTTGTCAGTTACGAAAGACTGATGAATGGAGAAAATTGCTGAGAAATTCCTAAGTGGCTGCATTCAGAACTAGTTTCAGATTAAATGTTTGCACCCTTCTGGTAGAACTATTTGGTGACTGCCGTATGTAGTAACCTGTCATCGTCGCCTGCTGTAGATGAATTGCAAAGTGTCTAGAGACGAGCAAGTGTGCACATAACCTGTGAAGTGCAAATTGTTGCTGCATTACAAGGCTACAGCTGAACAATCTGAAGAATAACACAGACACTAACAAATTTCCTCATAATTTGTTTTGAGCAGACCAAGACAGACAGGTCATTGCAACGAGCACAGAATCACCATTCAACCCACAACCAAACCACAACCTAGGGCCTATATCCAGCCAGCAGTTCCTGAAGCTCCTGCATCCTGCAAACTGCCACAGGACCCTCCTCCACTGATCTCATTACGGTGACCATGTACTAGGGTCTAGGGATGATAGCTCCATCGAAAATACAAACATTCTTGTGTTTCCAGAGTTCCCAAACATTAATTGTATCGTTCCATTTCCTATACTTAAAATCCAATCGAAATTAAATCTTATAATTCCCTGTACTCTATGCTCTGTAGGTCTAATTTCGATAATCACATGTTTTCATGCAAATGTAATATAATTACATAgttccaaagatttgatgtaaaaTATCGGTGCATTATGTTTTATGAATTCAATAACTTTATGGTAACAGAGAGTATTTGTTTTGGTTCTCCTCTACGAACCACTACTTTTCCACGCTTAAATGGCTCTTTTTCTGCTACTTTTTTTCGAAATCGTGCGTTGcacgtttttcattaagagaaGTTGGGAAAAGTATACAGCCTTAGCGTTCAATGGTGAGATGTCATAGAGACGCTAAATAACACTACACAAAAATCACCGGCTCAAATGGCGCCGCTATTGAATTGAATCTGGAGCTAAAAACGGATTTGCTACACGTATCACCAGAGGCGCGATCTAAAGCAGCGCGATATCTAGAGCAGGCACGATCTAGAGCTTCTACTACTATATCTTACGGCACTATAACCATTAATTAGTATACTAATTATTAAGTAAAATACTCatgaagagagagaagaaaatgaTTTCTTATATACCCCCGTCCCCGACGGGAGGTGTTCCTTAGTTTTTGTGGCGAAGGATGGACTCAAAATTGACATAATCTAGCTCTAAATCGGTTTTACTAAAATACTCATGCAGATTTTTGTTTGAAAGTTTTTGTGCCGTATAATTTGTGGATAGATTTTTGTACTCCATTTTTATTCTGTCATCTTGTAGCTGATACCTCCTAGTTTTGCATTGTCTATCActctatccatatgcatatattatttttatcatTTTGTGTAGGTTCCCATTAAGGGCAATATCCGGTGAAGACTGAAGAGCTTGCTTCACTTCCAGGTAACAAAAGTACAAAAACTTGGACCTCACCATTTTAAAAGTGACAATCATCTTATGCCTGTCAATGCTTCAACGGTCTTGGCAATCTGTCTCAGCCAAGGCACTCTATAGCACTGGTAGCACTGGCTATAGCGGTAGCGGTTCTACCACTGCCGTTAGGTAGTGTGGACCAAAGATAGTGTGTTGAACTTAGGAGCCACTATAGCACTTAGCATCTGCCATTGCAAGctgttattattattgttgttgttgttcagCCGCTATTCACTATTTGGATGGTTCAAGTGGTGTGAATGattctaaaaataataaaagtgTTAAGCTAGTGATTTGAACCATGATAAAGCTAAGAATGATGCGATGATTAATAATTAACTTTTCCAACTGATATAAGAACTGAATGATTATTTGTGTCCATGTGTCGTAATAATTACACTCAATCTTCTAATTATTTTATGCAAACATGATATTAGTATTGGCATATGCTCTAATTTTGCCTATTTTATATACCGTTGTTGGAACTTAGCATCCACTATGCGGACACTAATCCGCTATTTATTATCTTGGTCTTGGCCCTCTTTCATATGCTGATATATATGGTTAATATTCTTGAGGAAATTATTAAGGACAGCCCTGGCGCAATGTAGGAATTTTCACCCTACATTATCTGTTTCAGTTACTGCTGATCATCAGCATTTTCGACCCAACGTAATCCAATAATTTCCATTATCGCTGACCATCAACATGAATACAGGTAATTATCTATCGTATATATAGTTGGATAGACGACATGTCTgaatactcaggtaattatctatCATATATATAGTTGGCCAGTACGACATGTCCTGTAATCAGCTTATCCAACTACATGTCAAATTAAGTACTGGATATACTTTAATCCTAGATCTAGAGACACGTAAATTAAAACAATTAACTATTGAAGGAATAAAATTCAGGTAACGTAGTATTAGCATCCATGAACGGTAATGCGCATGATAACTATATATGTTGCATATTTTTCATATTTGTAGTATTATTGGAGCCTAATTTATTTAGCCTAACAGTTATAAGGTTTGTGAAGATTATTTTCCAATCATTCAATATGCAAATGACATAGTGCATTAAGATACAAAACAAATATATTCTGAACAGTTTCACATCCCCTACTGACCTCAAAAGAAGTTATAACAAATCATGCATGTCAATCAACGTGTGAGGAGTGATTGAAAAATGCTATAGCTTGCAGCAACATGTGGTCATCTATAGTAGGATACCTACTTTTGCCCGTGGAGTCTTTCTCTTTTAATGAATGTTTTTTCACTTCCACTTCTCCACTCTCATACCTTTTCTAGTCGGTCCAACTCAACCAGCATCAATACTTCCACATATTATGAGCAGTGTAGGAAACATCCCTATTTTCACCGGGGGTCTTAATTACCACTGCTTAGCATTCAATTCTCCTGTAACTATCAAATTAAATGTGAATAACCTGTCCTCCTCTCTTTGAAACAAGAGGCACTTCTGGTTTTGTGTGCTTCAAACAATTTTGTCTTGGTGGTAGATAAAGTTTGTCAGCAAAAGAGCAAAGGTAGATGTCGTAATTAACTTGGCAATGCAAAACAAAATGAATAGGAACAACGCTCTTGTACTAAAGCACATGCACAAGTTTTACTCGCACCAAGATGTCCCTTGGGTCAAGCTAATCTCGTCGATCTTGGTCAATCTATCTATATAAACACAAAGCACACTGAATGCCACATGCATATATACAAATATAGCAGTTTGTACAATTGGGAATGGAGAAATATAGTTTTATTCTGTGAGAACCTCTGGATCAGTTAAGCAGTCAAGTACTGCCCAAACTTATTTGCAGAAGCAAACAATAGTTGTGCCATTCGACTTTGATGCATCATGCGGAtaattttatatatcttcctaTTTCAGATCGAACCAGTACTATTCGACTTTGAGTTGTGCCATTCGACTTTGACACTTGCAGAGCCATCCACTATTTCAGATCGAACCAGTACTATCAGATCCTGATTAATTACCTAgcactactagaataaattctATCTGACAGCGGCTCTTTGCTAACGA contains:
- the LOC8064900 gene encoding BTB/POZ and MATH domain-containing protein 1, which produces MAPVIPSYRRIDRDDRVPLVSASAIVGGADSGYHVLRIRGYSSIKVAFPNGSHFDSHPFRVAGHTWVIRYYPNGDRPETADHISFYLRFMDQVGPGEEVMAQFVFSFIDQVEMQKPAFVGNLEARRFGTNGSWGNKEFIKKESLEQSNRLKDDCFSIRCDIIVAGLPRAEAAAAFVVAVPPLELPQHLGALLLAGKGADLRFLVGDKTFAAHRCVLGARSPVFDAMLFGQMKEGTATENCIRIDDMAPQVFQTLLHFIYTDSLPETIEQDDSGATMAQHLLEAADRYDLQRLKLICEDRLCQQIDVSTVATTLALAEQHHCQALKEACFEFLKSPKTLDEVSATDGFQHLVKTSPSVLFQLMSKLAER
- the LOC8064901 gene encoding BTB/POZ and MATH domain-containing protein 1, giving the protein MSKEKIERFFLDPKDDSFTLQCDVVILDRFRVVKGAPFVEVPPPDLHRHLGELLFSGEASDVRLQAGGETFSAQRCVLAARSPVFKAKLLGSMKEGTTTDCAVRIEDIEPQVLKAVLHFMYTDILPEVSKEEEAAMSQHLLEAADRFGLRRLKLICEENLCGCIDTSSVVTTLVLAEQHSCQGLKEKCFEFLKSTGLNALIAIDAFNHLSTSCPAVLEELTSKLTLH